DNA from Deltaproteobacteria bacterium:
GGGCTGGACGACCGTCTCGCCCGGGGAGAAGGCGCCGGGCTGGCTTATGAGGTACTCGGTCCTTATCTCGATGCTTATGTCGCCGTGCGAGACGGCCACCGTGGAGATGCGCACGTTCTCGCCCATGACGACCGTTCCGGTGCGCTCGTTGACGACCACCTTGGACACGGTGTCGGTCTTCACGTCGAGGCTCTCTATGGCGGCTATGTACTCGACGACGCGGTTTCGGAACTCCTCGGGCACC
Protein-coding regions in this window:
- the flgI gene encoding flagellar biosynthesis protein FlgA (part of the basal body which consists of four rings L, P, S, and M mounted on a central rod; Bradyrhizobium has one thick flagellum and several thin flagella; the Bradyrhizobium protein in this cluster is associated with the thin flagella) — its product is VPEEFRNRVVEYIAAIESLDVKTDTVSKVVVNERTGTVVMGENVRISTVAVSHGDISIEIRTEYLISQPGAFSPGETVVQPLEDVKVRETPSRLIMLPESVTLGDVVRALNLVGVTPRDLVAILQAIRAAGALQAELEII